In a genomic window of Nocardia fluminea:
- a CDS encoding TetR/AcrR family transcriptional regulator produces MTDLVDRMPSRRSVPETVPAKRGTRLPRDERRQQLLLAASEVFVQRGYHAAGMDEISQVAGVSKPVLYQHFASKLELYLAVLQNYVDILVSSVRQALRSTTDNKQRVRAAVAAYFDFVDNEMQGFRLVFESDLTSEPQVQRRVEQATEACVDAVFDLVAHDSGLDPYRARILAVGLVGASQFSARYWLEADRPVPKDEAVDTTVSLAWGGLKHVPLTAAQRAYAQDL; encoded by the coding sequence ATGACTGACCTCGTGGACCGCATGCCCTCGCGCCGATCGGTGCCGGAGACGGTCCCGGCCAAACGCGGCACCCGCCTGCCTCGTGACGAGCGCCGCCAGCAGTTGCTGCTCGCCGCCAGCGAGGTCTTCGTCCAGCGTGGTTACCACGCGGCGGGCATGGACGAGATCTCCCAGGTAGCCGGGGTCAGCAAGCCTGTGCTGTACCAGCACTTCGCCAGCAAGCTGGAGCTGTACCTGGCGGTGCTGCAGAACTACGTCGACATCCTGGTGTCGAGCGTGCGCCAGGCGCTGCGCTCCACCACCGACAACAAGCAGCGCGTGCGGGCCGCGGTCGCCGCGTACTTCGATTTCGTCGACAACGAGATGCAGGGCTTCCGCCTCGTCTTCGAATCCGACCTCACCAGCGAACCGCAGGTGCAGCGCCGGGTCGAGCAGGCCACCGAGGCCTGTGTCGACGCGGTGTTCGATCTGGTCGCCCACGATTCGGGCCTGGATCCGTACCGCGCCCGGATCCTCGCTGTCGGCCTCGTCGGCGCGAGCCAGTTCTCGGCGCGCTACTGGCTCGAAGCCGACCGCCCGGTCCCCAAGGACGAAGCCGTCGACACCACGGTGTCACTGGCGTGGGGTGGCCTCAAGCACGTGCCGCTGACCGCCGCACAGCGTGCGTACGCCCAGGACCTCTGA
- a CDS encoding helix-turn-helix transcriptional regulator, with the protein MVGADNTDHPGARSAFAELLIARRAELRPEDVGLPGGGRRRTPGLRREEVAVLAGVSADYLARLEQGRDTNPSMAVVDALATALRFNDTERSHFGWLALTTSSESRCPSTAFDPELDQVPAALRSVLDALSPTPAFALGPRANVLAWNSAWADLATPLGLLDNPEMVNLAVWAFRHPLARTVVTDWPQFADHLADQLARTRLRRPDDERIAGVITTLCEEPEFARRWQPHRLAEDVPTLLGFEHPSRGTLTYTVQTLSADKDQQVVIWLPRETAARAPELRLIQQRVVGG; encoded by the coding sequence ATGGTTGGCGCAGACAACACGGATCATCCCGGCGCCCGGTCGGCGTTCGCGGAACTTCTCATCGCTCGTCGCGCCGAGTTGCGCCCGGAGGACGTCGGCCTGCCCGGCGGCGGCAGGCGGCGCACCCCCGGCCTGCGCCGGGAAGAGGTCGCGGTGCTCGCCGGGGTGAGCGCGGACTACCTGGCGCGACTCGAGCAGGGCCGCGACACCAACCCGTCGATGGCCGTGGTCGACGCACTCGCCACCGCGCTGCGGTTCAACGACACCGAGCGTTCCCATTTCGGCTGGCTCGCACTGACCACCAGCAGCGAATCCCGTTGCCCGAGTACGGCTTTCGACCCAGAGCTCGACCAGGTGCCCGCCGCGCTCCGCAGCGTTCTCGACGCGCTCTCCCCCACCCCGGCCTTCGCCCTCGGCCCCCGGGCCAACGTCCTCGCCTGGAACAGCGCCTGGGCCGACCTGGCCACGCCACTCGGCCTGCTCGACAACCCGGAGATGGTCAACCTCGCCGTCTGGGCCTTCCGCCATCCCCTGGCCCGCACCGTGGTCACCGACTGGCCCCAGTTCGCCGATCACCTCGCCGACCAGCTGGCCAGGACGCGACTGCGCCGACCCGACGACGAGCGCATCGCGGGCGTGATCACCACCCTGTGCGAAGAACCCGAATTCGCCCGTCGCTGGCAACCCCACCGACTGGCCGAGGACGTCCCCACTCTGCTCGGCTTCGAACACCCCAGCCGGGGCACCCTCACCTACACGGTGCAAACGCTCTCCGCCGACAAGGACCAGCAGGTCGTCATCTGGCTACCGCGCGAAACAGCCGCTCGCGCACCGGAATTGCGCTTGATACAGCAACGCGTGGTCGGCGGGTAG
- the moeZ gene encoding adenylyltransferase/sulfurtransferase MoeZ, whose translation MSLQGTLPPLVEPAAELTKDEIARYSRHLIIPDLGVDGQKRLKNAKVLVIGAGGLGSPALLYLAAAGVGTLGIVEFDEVDASNLQRQIIHGESDIGRPKADSARDSILEINSGIDVRLHKIRLEPENAVELFAEYDLIVDGTDNFATRYLVNDAAVLAGKPYVWGSIYRFEGQVSVFWEDAPDGRGINYRDLYPEAPPPGMVPSCAEGGVLGVLCASIGSVMVTEAIKLITGIGETLLGRLMVYDALDMNYRTIKLRRDPQREPITELIDYDAFCGVVSEEGTAAAAGSTITAAELKDLLDADKVELIDVREPVEWDIVHIAGATLIPKDRILSGEALSELPQNKPIVLHCKTGIRSAEALAALKRAGFADATHLQGGVVAWAKQVDPSLPVY comes from the coding sequence GTGTCTCTTCAAGGGACGTTGCCGCCGCTCGTCGAGCCGGCCGCGGAACTGACCAAAGACGAAATCGCGCGCTACAGCAGGCACCTGATCATCCCCGATCTCGGTGTCGACGGTCAGAAGCGGTTGAAGAACGCCAAGGTCCTCGTGATCGGCGCGGGCGGGCTCGGGTCGCCTGCCCTGCTCTACCTGGCCGCCGCCGGTGTCGGCACGCTCGGCATCGTCGAGTTCGACGAGGTCGACGCCTCCAACCTGCAGCGCCAGATCATCCACGGCGAATCCGATATCGGTCGTCCCAAGGCCGACAGCGCCCGCGATTCCATCCTGGAGATCAACTCCGGGATCGACGTGCGGCTGCACAAGATCCGCCTCGAGCCCGAGAACGCGGTCGAGCTGTTCGCCGAATACGACCTGATCGTCGACGGCACCGACAACTTCGCCACCCGCTACCTCGTCAACGACGCCGCCGTCCTCGCGGGCAAGCCCTACGTCTGGGGTTCGATCTACCGCTTCGAGGGCCAGGTCTCGGTGTTCTGGGAGGACGCCCCCGACGGTCGCGGCATCAACTACCGCGACCTGTACCCGGAGGCCCCGCCGCCGGGAATGGTCCCGTCCTGCGCGGAGGGCGGCGTGCTCGGCGTGCTGTGCGCGTCGATCGGATCGGTGATGGTGACCGAGGCGATCAAGCTGATCACCGGCATCGGCGAGACGCTGCTGGGCCGCCTGATGGTCTACGACGCACTGGACATGAACTACCGCACCATCAAGCTGCGCCGCGACCCGCAGCGTGAGCCGATCACCGAACTGATCGACTACGACGCGTTCTGCGGTGTGGTGTCGGAGGAAGGCACCGCCGCCGCGGCCGGGTCGACCATCACCGCCGCCGAACTCAAGGATCTCCTCGACGCCGACAAGGTCGAGCTGATCGACGTGCGCGAGCCGGTGGAGTGGGACATCGTCCACATCGCGGGCGCGACGCTGATCCCCAAGGACCGCATCCTGTCCGGCGAGGCACTGTCCGAACTGCCGCAGAACAAGCCGATCGTGCTGCACTGCAAGACCGGCATCCGGTCCGCGGAGGCACTGGCCGCGCTGAAGCGCGCGGGGTTCGCCGACGCGACGCATCTGCAGGGCGGCGTGGTGGCCTGGGCCAAGCAGGTCGACCCGTCGCTGCCGGTCTACTGA
- a CDS encoding DUF3107 domain-containing protein — MEVKIGISDSPRELVINSAQSPDEIEALVSDALSGSAGVVSLTDEKGRKFLIQATKVAYVEIGSPATGRVGFATI; from the coding sequence GTGGAGGTCAAGATCGGTATCTCGGATAGCCCGCGCGAGCTCGTCATCAACAGTGCGCAGAGCCCTGACGAGATCGAGGCGCTGGTGTCCGATGCGCTGAGCGGCTCCGCCGGCGTCGTGTCACTCACCGACGAGAAGGGTCGCAAGTTCCTGATCCAGGCCACGAAGGTCGCTTACGTGGAAATCGGTTCCCCGGCCACCGGTCGCGTGGGCTTCGCCACGATCTGA
- a CDS encoding YceI family protein, whose amino-acid sequence MTSSTQTQQLKTGSWALDTAHSSVAFTIRHLGIAKVRGGFTRFETEFVVDEAGAATLGATIELDSFDTGNADRDAHIRQADFLDVANRPTLSFRATGPVRVAESFTVTGEATLGAITQPLTLDVEWGGIADFPDGTRHAGFSATGAIKRTDFGVGVAMPGMLSDTVKIELEIELIEPA is encoded by the coding sequence ATGACTTCCTCGACACAGACCCAGCAGTTGAAGACCGGTTCCTGGGCCCTGGACACCGCCCACTCCTCGGTCGCGTTCACCATCCGCCACCTCGGAATCGCCAAGGTCCGCGGCGGCTTCACCCGCTTCGAGACCGAGTTCGTCGTCGACGAAGCGGGCGCGGCCACCCTCGGCGCCACCATCGAACTCGACTCCTTCGACACCGGCAACGCCGACCGCGACGCCCACATCCGCCAAGCCGACTTCCTCGACGTCGCCAACCGCCCGACCCTGAGCTTCCGCGCCACCGGGCCGGTTCGGGTCGCCGAATCCTTCACCGTCACCGGTGAGGCCACCCTCGGCGCGATCACCCAGCCGCTGACCCTCGACGTCGAATGGGGCGGGATCGCCGACTTCCCCGACGGCACGCGGCACGCGGGCTTCTCCGCCACCGGCGCCATCAAGCGCACCGATTTCGGCGTCGGCGTCGCCATGCCCGGCATGCTCTCGGACACCGTGAAGATCGAACTCGAAATCGAACTGATCGAGCCCGCCTGA
- a CDS encoding DUF3152 domain-containing protein, whose amino-acid sequence MTDRTDDHADGGRDVARSTQPSESGAVTSAPEGRELQVYDPLGLYQPADRSRQPLRARWNPTDPDNGRPRSPQREAKKQSALGRFVSDYGWRAYALPVLLAITVLVVVDAVRTGPIPPPSDPGFGALSPKVAQSGIIGAPPGDGKFPADLPLGALPEGGEYVERAAGTWHVVPGTSAQVGAGTERVFRYTVEVEDGIDTTPFGGDIAVAKMVETTLANPKSWTNDPKFGFQRIDAGPADFRLSLTSRESTRAACGFEIPIDSSCYNADLDRVVLSEVRWVRGALAFDGDIGSYRQYLINHEVGHAIGYHGHQPCETDGGLAPIMMQQTFGTRNNDIALLDPHGVVPPDGKTCRFNPWPYPRG is encoded by the coding sequence GTGACCGACCGGACGGATGACCATGCCGACGGCGGGCGCGATGTCGCTCGCTCCACGCAACCCTCCGAGTCCGGTGCTGTCACGTCGGCGCCGGAGGGGCGGGAGTTGCAGGTCTACGACCCGCTCGGGCTCTATCAGCCCGCTGACCGATCCCGCCAGCCGCTGCGCGCCCGCTGGAACCCCACCGACCCCGACAACGGCCGCCCGCGCAGCCCACAGCGTGAGGCCAAGAAGCAGAGCGCGCTCGGCCGCTTCGTCTCCGACTACGGGTGGCGGGCCTACGCCCTGCCGGTGCTGCTCGCCATCACCGTGCTGGTCGTCGTCGACGCGGTGCGCACCGGACCGATCCCGCCGCCGAGCGATCCCGGCTTCGGTGCGCTGAGTCCCAAGGTGGCGCAGTCCGGCATCATCGGCGCACCCCCGGGCGACGGCAAGTTCCCCGCCGATCTGCCGCTGGGCGCCCTGCCGGAGGGCGGCGAGTACGTCGAGCGCGCGGCGGGCACCTGGCATGTGGTGCCGGGCACCAGCGCCCAGGTCGGCGCGGGCACCGAGCGCGTGTTCCGCTATACCGTCGAAGTCGAGGACGGCATCGACACCACACCGTTCGGCGGCGACATCGCCGTGGCGAAGATGGTGGAGACCACCCTGGCCAATCCCAAGAGCTGGACCAACGACCCCAAATTCGGCTTCCAGCGCATCGACGCGGGCCCGGCCGACTTCCGCCTCTCGCTGACCTCTCGGGAAAGCACCCGCGCCGCTTGCGGCTTCGAGATCCCCATCGACTCGTCGTGCTACAACGCCGACCTGGACCGGGTCGTGCTCTCGGAGGTCCGCTGGGTGCGCGGCGCGCTGGCCTTCGACGGCGACATCGGCTCGTACCGGCAATACCTGATCAATCACGAGGTCGGCCACGCCATCGGCTATCACGGCCACCAGCCGTGTGAGACCGACGGCGGCCTCGCCCCGATCATGATGCAGCAGACCTTCGGCACCAGGAACAACGACATCGCCCTGCTCGACCCGCACGGTGTGGTCCCCCCCGACGGCAAGACCTGCCGCTTCAACCCCTGGCCGTACCCGCGCGGATAG